The proteins below are encoded in one region of Bdellovibrio bacteriovorus:
- a CDS encoding AAC(3)-I family aminoglycoside N-acetyltransferase, which produces MTIRRLNSTDLQSLKDLNVVFSEAFADPETHLSKKPSDPYLLKLLSKPHVIVLAAFDGATVVGGLVAYVMEKYEQERSEIYIYDLAVAETHRRRGIARDMILHLKSIGKEIGAWVILVQADKPDTPAIRLYESLGTKEEPLHFDILIEQNN; this is translated from the coding sequence ATGACTATTCGACGTTTAAATAGCACGGACCTTCAGTCGCTGAAAGACCTTAACGTGGTATTTTCGGAAGCCTTTGCCGATCCAGAGACTCATCTGTCTAAAAAGCCCAGCGATCCCTATCTTTTAAAGCTTCTGTCAAAGCCCCATGTGATTGTCTTAGCCGCCTTCGATGGTGCCACGGTGGTCGGTGGCTTGGTGGCCTACGTGATGGAAAAGTACGAACAAGAGCGCAGCGAAATTTATATTTATGATCTTGCTGTAGCCGAAACTCATCGCCGTCGTGGTATCGCTAGAGATATGATTTTGCATCTTAAATCTATCGGAAAAGAAATCGGCGCCTGGGTTATTTTAGTTCAAGCAGATAAGCCAGACACTCCAGCGATTCGACTTTATGAATCTTTGGGGACCAAGGAAGAGCCTTTGCACTTTGATATTCTTATCGAACAAAACAACTAG